The genomic window AATACCAAAATATTGTTCCATCACTTGATCCCGTCCCCTTTCAGACATTACCCAATAACTACGGTTATCAAATTCTTCTTCTTGACTAAAGCGACCGGGTAACATGACCATTTGGACTTGATCTCGGTCAATTTGTCGACCAAAATTAACCAAAGCCAGCATTTCTTCCCAAGTCAGATTGGTATCAATATGTTTTTCTAATAAGCCGATGGCTTGGGGAATACGAGGTATAATCGTGGGGCTTGTCATGCGTTGACGAAGGGCTTTTAGCAGTATCTGTTGTCGTTGCACTCGGCCAATATCACCATAGCTATCTTTGCGAAAACGGGCAAATTGTTCAGCCTGTTCTCCATTAAGAATTTGTCGACCTGGTTGTAAATCAATTTTCAGGTTTTGGGTTTTATCTTCATACTCCATAGCATAGGGTACGAACACTTCTACTCCTCCCACTAAGTCCACTAATTCAGTAAACGCATCGGTGGTGACACGAATATAGCGATCAATAGGAACATCATTGAGGGTTTTACTCAGTACCCTAGCCGCTAATCCTGGACCGCCATGAACATTAGCATCGTTAATTTTTGTGTAACCTCGTCCTGGAATATTCACCCGACTATCCCTAGGAACTGAGAGCATTTTAACGGAATTATCGGCCGGATCAAAACGTAAAAGTAAAATCGTGTCACTACGGCCTCCAAACCCTTCAAGACTCCCTCCGGGAGTATCTAACACCCGATCAATTCCTAAGACTAAAAGATTAACGGGACGAGATAAGCGATATTGCAGCAGCGTATTATCGATGACCGGGGAATTGGTCGAGGTAGAAGGGGTTTCTGTGGTGGTTTTCCAAGGATTGGTTATCTTTTGGGTTAGGGGTAAAATATTCTCAGAAACAGGACTCAAGAGGGTAATTGCTGCCCCTACAGTGGCTGAAAGTACCGCAGTACAACCGAAACCCATGCCCCATAACACCCCCCTAAAAAGAGGGTTTAGTGTCTTTTTTTGCCCTTGTTTATACATAGAAGGGGATTTATATGGACGAGAACCTGATTTTCGTTGAAAACCAGATGTATTAGACACTCTGTTGACACTATTGGCCATAATTACCTCAACACACCACAAACAATAAGTCAGAGGCTAAAAGTTCTGAAGTGGTCATCGTTGACTTCAAGTTGAGACTTTAACCTACTGATTAATCAGACAAGGGATCACTCTTATTCTGTTTTAGAAGCAGATTGAGACGAAGATGTTCCCTATTAGGTCAATGATAAACTCATCTTAAGTTAAACTGAGGGTAAGTAATGATAAAAGATGATTATTTAATTCTTAAAACAATGGCAAAAAAACAAAAATTTCCTCACTTATTAGGATCAAAATGGACGGCTAAACAAAAAACATGGGGATGGCGACATTTTCAAGTAGTGAACCGAAAAAATCAAGGAAGATTTGTCTTTGCAGAAATGGTTGCTTCTTGCGATGAAAATGTTCGTTTTTGGATCAATGCACAACAATTTAAAGATCGTTCTTTATGGCAACCCGGATGGCAAACTTTAGAAGAAATGAACCAACCAGAAGAAGCATTAGATATATTATAAAAGTGATTAAAAAAGTATCATTGAATTAGTTTTTCATAATCTTTGTGTGAACCTATCCAAAACCGATAAATTTTCTTCCCTTGCTGTTTAACTGATGGAGTTTGATTTACTCTTCTAATTTTTTTTGTAACCGTTTTAAAGTCTGATACATCTCAGGCAGTTTTTTATAAATAGCCGACGCTTTCAAATATAACTTATTAGGAACCGCCGGACTACTCGAAACAATTTCCCCGGCAGCCACATCATTAGGAATACCGGTTTGTGCTGTGGCGATCGCCCCATCTCCTATTTTAGCCTGGTTAGCCACACCCACTTGCCCGGCTAAGATCACCCGTTTACCCAAGGTAACACCGCCTGCTAAGCCAACTTGGGAGGCCATCACACAATTTTCGCCAATTTGACAGTTATGGGCAATATGTACTAAGTTATCTAACTTGGTGTTACGACCAATGCGAGTGGTTCCCACCGCAGGGCGATCAACAGCACTATTACAACCGATTTCTACCCCATCTTCAAGGATGACATAACCGGACTGTTCCATCTTAAACCAACCTTCAGGAGTAGGAACAAAGCCAAACCCTTCGGCCCCAATAACAGCGCCACTGTGAATGACACAATCATTACCAATCTGCGCCCGTTCGTGAATGGTACAATTAGCGTGAAGTAATGTGCGATCGCCGATAACTACGTCGGGATAAAGGACTACATTTCCCTGAATACAAGCATTATCGCCAATTTTCACCCCCTGTTGAATGATGACATGAGGGCCAATATAAACGTCTTTGCCAAGGGTAACACTGGGATCGATGACGGCAGTTTCGTGAATAGCAGGGAAGGGATTGAAAGGAGTGTAAAATAGTTTGATAGCGTGAGCGAAGGTTAAACGGGGTTCTGGGGTGCTTAACCAGGCTATACCTTTTTCGGTCGCTTCTTGCTGTAACCCCTTGTCACGGGGCAAAATCAAAGCACTGGCCGCCGTTTTGGACACCATTGCAGCAAACTTAGACCCTTCAATATAACTTAACTGTTGTCCTTCTGCTTCGCTAACGGCTGCAACCCCTGTAATCTCAGGATTATTATCGTCATCAGTCGTTAAACTGTGTTCACTAACCAAAGGACTCAGTTTTTCAACAATTTCTTGAAATTTCATCTTTATGTTAATAATATATAACCCTATTACTTCGTAGACGTAGACAGGGGTTGTACTGTTGCTGAATATAGCACTACCTAGGCAGTTAATGAGATTCCTCGTTTCCTCGGAATGACAATTACATAAATATACATGAATATAAGTGGACAATAGGTGTTGCAGACACAGATTATAAAATGTAAATTATATGGGCAACAGTCCAGTGATCTGCCAAAGAATGAGTAGAATAGAATTGGGACGGATCAATGCCAAGGATATCCGTCCGATGCTTGCCAGAGGTAAAGCTTATGTCTTCAGTTGCCAGCGATCGCCTCATTACTCTGGATCTCAACCAACCCTTATGGGACCGTTTCTTTACCGTTGCCCCTTTAGTGATCATTGGTAGCAAAGAAGCCAACGGCAACTACGATCTGGCACCGAAACACATGGCGATGCCCTTCGGTTGGGATAACTATTTTGGTTTCATTTGTACCCCTCGTCATGGTACTTATCAAAATATTGTTCGAGAAAAAGTCTTTAGTGTTAGTTTTCCACAACCGAATCAAATACTACTCACCAGCTTAACTGCTATCTCTCGTTGTGAGCAGAATCAAAAACCCACCTTGTCCATCTTACCCACGTTTCCCACCACTAAGATAGACAGTGTTTACCTCGAAAATAGTTATCTGTATTTAGAATGTCAACTTGATCGAATTATCGATGGATTTGGAGACAATAGCCTAATTATTGGCAAAATTATTGAAGCCCAAGTACAAGAAAAAGCCCTGAGACGAAGCGATCGTGACGACCAAGATATTTTACTCGATATTCCTCTTCTAGTCTATCTTTCCCCTGGCCGGTATAGCATCATTGATCATAGTTTTTCCTTCCCGTTCCATGCAAGGTTTCATCGTTGACTGATTCAAAAATGGTTTTTAAAAACCTTAAATCATATATTTAACTATAATCTTGTTGCGACAATCATAACTCCGAACTCCGAACTCTGAACGCTGAACTCTCTACTCCCGAAAATGTCCACCCCTACCCTAACCCCTTCTCTTTCTCAACGACTGCTTGACTATCTCCACAGTCGTCATAGGGACATGGTGGATCTGTTGAAACAGTTAGTCTTAGCAGAGTCTCCCTCAACGGTTGCCACGGCACAAAAACAGGTCTTATCCTTACTCAAAAATGCTCTCTTAAGCCGTCATTATCGGGTTCGCCATCTTGCAGGTCAAACCACCGGCGGACACCTCTTAGCAGTGCCAAAACAGCGCATTAAAAGACAACCTAGACAACTATTACTCGGTCATTGTGACACAGTGTGGCCATTGGGAACCCTAGAAACCATGCCATTAGTCCAACGAAACGGCAAACTGTACGGCCCAGGGGTTTATGACATGAAAGCTGGATTGATCCAGACCATTTTTGCCCTAGAAAGTCTTTTATATCACGATCTAACCCCTAGGGTAACGCCCATCTTTTTAATTAATTCCGACGAAGAAATAGGCAGTAAAGAATCTACCCCCTATATCCGTCGCTTAGTGCAAGGATGCGATCGTGTCTTTGTCATGGAACCCTCTTTAGGAGAAAGGGGACAACTGAAAACCCGTCGTAAAGGGGTGGGACGGTTTACGGTGAAAGTGGTGGGTAAAGCAGCCCATGCAGGGTTAGAACCAGAAAAGGGGGCCAGTGCCATTTTAGAGCTATCCTTTGTCATTCAACAACTGTTTGCCCTCAATGATCCTGAACAGGGCATTACTGTCAACGTAGGAACTATTGATGGGGGTATTCGTTCCAATGTGATCGCCCCAGACAGTAAAGCAGTGGTGGATGTCAGGGTTCTTGACCAAGAAGACGCTCACAAAATAGAACAGACAATCCTTAATTTACAACCCACTACCCCCGACACTCAATTAATTATTACAGGGAACATCGGCCGGCCACCGATGGAAAAAACCCCAGACAGTGAAAGGCTATGGCAACGAGCTTATCAACGGGGGTGTGAGTTAGGGTTAACCCTGACAGAAGCGATCGCCGGGGGTGGATCGGATGGCAATACCACTAACCGCTATGCCCCTACTTTAGATGGGTTAGGTGCGGTAGGAGACGCTGCTCATTCTCCTGGGGAGTTTATCTATCTCGATAGTTTAGTGGAGCGATCGGCTTTGTTAGCAAGTCTGCTCCTTGATCCTCCTTTGACCAGTGAACCGTTAAGAGATAAAAATGATGAAAACTAATCTTTTAAATCCACCTTATTTATACAGTTCCTTAACTCGTATTGCTGATCTGCAAGTACGACCGTTTGATGTGATTTCTTTACCGCAAAAAGAATGGGAAACCGGGGATTATGTCGTTGGTGAAGTATTATCCCCTGTCCCTGTTAACCCTAAGTTAGAACTGCCTAACGGACGCTTAGCCAGTCTTTTAGAAGGCGATCGCATTATTGGGGCGTTTGGTATTCGACGGGCTACCCTAGAGGCAGTAGGAGAATGGCAGTCCATTGGAGAAGATGGACGCATGGACAACATGACCTGTGCCGGGTTGTTTGGCAAAGTTACTTCTAAGTCCTATTTATTACCTCCCCTAACTTCCCTTCAATATCAAGGTCATGTGATGCGAAATGGTGAAAAAGTTTCTATGAAAGGGTTTGTCCCCACCATTCCCCATCGTAATTATGAGTGTCCCACTATCATGATTATCGGCACCTCCATGTCTGCCGGAAAAACCACATCAGGCCGCATTATTGTCCATCAATTAAAACAGTTAGGGTTGAAAGTTGTTGCAGCTAAATTAACTGGTGCCGGACGTTATCGTGATGTTTTATCGATGGGTGATGCAGGGGCTGATTTTATTTTTGATTTTGTGGATGTAGGACTTCCTTCTTCCGTTGCCCCCCCTGAAGAATTTAGGGTCTTAGTACGTCAATTATTGAGTATGATGGCAACCAAAAAACCTGATGTGGTTGTGGTTGAAGC from Crocosphaera subtropica ATCC 51142 includes these protein-coding regions:
- a CDS encoding LCP family protein — encoded protein: MANSVNRVSNTSGFQRKSGSRPYKSPSMYKQGQKKTLNPLFRGVLWGMGFGCTAVLSATVGAAITLLSPVSENILPLTQKITNPWKTTTETPSTSTNSPVIDNTLLQYRLSRPVNLLVLGIDRVLDTPGGSLEGFGGRSDTILLLRFDPADNSVKMLSVPRDSRVNIPGRGYTKINDANVHGGPGLAARVLSKTLNDVPIDRYIRVTTDAFTELVDLVGGVEVFVPYAMEYEDKTQNLKIDLQPGRQILNGEQAEQFARFRKDSYGDIGRVQRQQILLKALRQRMTSPTIIPRIPQAIGLLEKHIDTNLTWEEMLALVNFGRQIDRDQVQMVMLPGRFSQEEEFDNRSYWVMSERGRDQVMEQYFGITPQWQSSSRRSPNRVRIALQNATDDPGLANQVREFLAKQDIHNVYTIPDAPQLLRETEIVVQQGDFEAANYLQTALGMGRVEASSTGDLDSQLTLRIGLDAKDLLRGDSFLKTSEDEY
- a CDS encoding TIGR02450 family Trp-rich protein, yielding MAKKQKFPHLLGSKWTAKQKTWGWRHFQVVNRKNQGRFVFAEMVASCDENVRFWINAQQFKDRSLWQPGWQTLEEMNQPEEALDIL
- the lpxD gene encoding UDP-3-O-(3-hydroxymyristoyl)glucosamine N-acyltransferase, which gives rise to MKFQEIVEKLSPLVSEHSLTTDDDNNPEITGVAAVSEAEGQQLSYIEGSKFAAMVSKTAASALILPRDKGLQQEATEKGIAWLSTPEPRLTFAHAIKLFYTPFNPFPAIHETAVIDPSVTLGKDVYIGPHVIIQQGVKIGDNACIQGNVVLYPDVVIGDRTLLHANCTIHERAQIGNDCVIHSGAVIGAEGFGFVPTPEGWFKMEQSGYVILEDGVEIGCNSAVDRPAVGTTRIGRNTKLDNLVHIAHNCQIGENCVMASQVGLAGGVTLGKRVILAGQVGVANQAKIGDGAIATAQTGIPNDVAAGEIVSSSPAVPNKLYLKASAIYKKLPEMYQTLKRLQKKLEE
- a CDS encoding flavin reductase — translated: MSSVASDRLITLDLNQPLWDRFFTVAPLVIIGSKEANGNYDLAPKHMAMPFGWDNYFGFICTPRHGTYQNIVREKVFSVSFPQPNQILLTSLTAISRCEQNQKPTLSILPTFPTTKIDSVYLENSYLYLECQLDRIIDGFGDNSLIIGKIIEAQVQEKALRRSDRDDQDILLDIPLLVYLSPGRYSIIDHSFSFPFHARFHR
- a CDS encoding M20 family metallopeptidase, which codes for MSTPTLTPSLSQRLLDYLHSRHRDMVDLLKQLVLAESPSTVATAQKQVLSLLKNALLSRHYRVRHLAGQTTGGHLLAVPKQRIKRQPRQLLLGHCDTVWPLGTLETMPLVQRNGKLYGPGVYDMKAGLIQTIFALESLLYHDLTPRVTPIFLINSDEEIGSKESTPYIRRLVQGCDRVFVMEPSLGERGQLKTRRKGVGRFTVKVVGKAAHAGLEPEKGASAILELSFVIQQLFALNDPEQGITVNVGTIDGGIRSNVIAPDSKAVVDVRVLDQEDAHKIEQTILNLQPTTPDTQLIITGNIGRPPMEKTPDSERLWQRAYQRGCELGLTLTEAIAGGGSDGNTTNRYAPTLDGLGAVGDAAHSPGEFIYLDSLVERSALLASLLLDPPLTSEPLRDKNDEN